CGCTGACGGCGTACCGGCTGGTCCACGACGAGCTGATGCTCGACGGGAACGCGCGGCTCAACCTGGCCACCTTCGTCACCACGTGGATGGAGCCGCAGGCAGGCGTCCTGATGGGTGAGTGCCGGGACAAGAACATGATCGACAAGGATGAGTACCCGCGCACCGCCGAGCTGGAGCGGCGCTGTGTGGCGATGCTCGCCGACCTGTGGAACGCGCCCGATCCGACGGCGACCGTGGGGTGTTCGACCACCGGGTCGAGCGAGGCGTGCATGCTCGCGGGGCTCGCCCTGAAGCGGCGCTGGGCGAAGCGGAACGCGGACCGCTATCCCGCGACGGCCCGGCCCAATCTGGTGATGGGCGTCAATGTGCAGATCTGCTGGGAGAAGTTCTGCGACTTCTGGGAGGTGGAGGCCCGGCTCGTGCCCATGGAGGGCGAGCGGTTCCACCTCGACCCGGCGGCCGCCGCCGAGCTGTGCGACGAGAACACCATCGGGGTCGTCGGCATCCTCGGCTCCACCTTCGACGGGTCCTACGAGCCGATCGCCGAGCTGTGCGCGGCCCTGGACGCGCTCCAGGAGCGGACCGGCCTCGACGTCCCGGTCCATGTGGACGGGGCGTCGGGCGCGATGGTGGCGCCCTTCCTCGACCCGGACCTGGTGTGGGACTTCCGGCTGCCGCGGGTGGCGTCGATCAACACCTCGGGGCACAAGTACGGCCTCGTCTACCCGGGGGTCGGCTGGGCGCTGTGGCGGACGGCGGACGCGCTGCCCGAGGAGCTGGTCTTCCGGGTCAACTACCTGGGCGGCGACATGCCGACGTTCGCGCTGAACTTCTCCCGGCCCGGGGCGCAGGTGGTCGCGCAGTACTACACCTTCCTGCGCCTCGGGCACGAGGGCTACCGCGCGGTCCAGCAGGCATCCCGGGACGTGGCCTGCGGCCTGGCCCGCGCGATCGAGGAGCTGGGCGACTTCCGGCTGCTCACCCGGGGCGACGAGCTGCCGGTGTTCGC
The nucleotide sequence above comes from Streptomyces sp. NBC_01116. Encoded proteins:
- a CDS encoding glutamate decarboxylase, with protein sequence MPLHRGAHPEQDEPSEERRRLALNPFFGEADPTAAMNTAPPRHRLPDGPLPPLTAYRLVHDELMLDGNARLNLATFVTTWMEPQAGVLMGECRDKNMIDKDEYPRTAELERRCVAMLADLWNAPDPTATVGCSTTGSSEACMLAGLALKRRWAKRNADRYPATARPNLVMGVNVQICWEKFCDFWEVEARLVPMEGERFHLDPAAAAELCDENTIGVVGILGSTFDGSYEPIAELCAALDALQERTGLDVPVHVDGASGAMVAPFLDPDLVWDFRLPRVASINTSGHKYGLVYPGVGWALWRTADALPEELVFRVNYLGGDMPTFALNFSRPGAQVVAQYYTFLRLGHEGYRAVQQASRDVACGLARAIEELGDFRLLTRGDELPVFAFTTNADVHAYDVFDVSRRLRERGWLVPAYTFPANRQDLAVLRVVCRNGFSSDLAELLIEDLKLLLPELRAQKHPLSHDRAAPTAFHH